The window AAAATCGCTCTAATCGTCGCGCCCGCCGTAGACTCTACGAAACCGCTCCTAGCACATTAACAAGCGTTGATATCGACGGCGAGAAGAAGTAGCCGCCGCCGGTTGGGATAACCCAGTCGGTCGGGACGCTTACCGTCTGGCTAGGCTGGTCTGCGGCACGCACCCGGAGGAAACGGGCCCCGCCCGCCGACCGGTCCTGGCCGATGATCGGGTCGTGTCCCCCCTGGCCGTTCGGATGCTTGGTGTCGTTGGCCCAGGAGGTTTGGAGAAACGCGAACTGTTCTTCAATCGATGTCTGATAGCAAACGAAGATGAGTCCCCGGTCCACGGCCGCGAGTTCCGGGTGAGGCGACGGATCGTCCCTATCCAGATCTCCGGGATAAGCCGGTCCGTACGGGATGCCACGCCGCAGCACAAGTCGAGTGAGCGTGTCGACGAAGCTGCCTTGCTCGGTGATCGTGTCCCGGGGGTTCACTTTACGGATGTGCGCTGAGAATGGGCAAATAACGCCCTTGTCGTCGAGCCGGGAGAGCGGGAAGGTATCGCCCGCGTATCCCAAGTCGGGCGACAGGACCAGTGGAGGAGGCGAATCCCTGACGAACTGGAAGTAGTTGTCTGCGTGCGGGTCGGCGGCGAGTGCGAGATTCTCGGTGGTCGGGGACCTCATGATCGGAGAGCCGCTCGGCCATCGGCCGACGCACATGGATGCGAATCGAGTCGCCGTCATCCCGCTGAACCCCGGCGTTCCAGCCAGAGTCGCTGCCGCCGCCCTCACGAACGCCCGGAAGGCCGGGACGTCCTGCCGCAGTCGCCTTAGTACCAGGAACGAACCGTTTCGCGCCCAGGCGGGGCAGGCGTCCGCGAGGGCGAACGGGTCGGCGGGTGGATTGGTGGGGTCGGGAACGAGCGCAGCTGGCGGCTTACGCGGATCGTCGATGCTCTGGCGACGGTATCCGAACACGAACTGGCCGGGCCAGATGAGCGGCCGGCCTGGAGCGGCGTATTCCGGCTGCCTGGGATCCGGCTGAGGTGATTGCTGGGGATCGATCAACCGAGGCGTGAGAGGCACGGGAGGGATTGTCTGGAGCAACCCCCGAATCCCTGGCTGTGACACGCCGTCGTTGAATCCGAAGTGCTCGTGACCGACCAGGGGGGACTCGAGCGTCTGCCCCGGTTGCTCCCAGAGGATCTCGATCGAGGACGGCATTGTCGACTTCAACTCATCAAGGCGGCTGGCGAGTAGGTCTGGGCTATCACTGGCGACGATGATCAGCATATCGGCTTCGAGGCCGGGCCCGCCGACGACCCAGCGGTCTGGGTGCCCCTCGGCGGCTGCGTCGGTCGGATCCCCGAGGTCGCCGGATCGGGTTTGCAGCCCATCCTTGAAGTGCTGGTCGGCGAACTGCTCGACCTCCGCCGGGCTCGTCAAGGACCGCAGGGCAGCCGCCGAGAACGCCAAGTTCATCCACGTAGCAACCAGGCCCTTAGGCTCGAAGCCGAGCCTACGGCGCATCGACTTATAGAGCCCGTTGAAGTGGGCAACCTCCGCCAGAGTGCTGACCTGAGGAGCAAGCTGCCGGAGCCAGGGTCGGACTGACGCCACTCCGGGGGGGGTGGCAGGCAGTCGCAGAAATAGAAACGCCTGGAAGTCCTTGTTGAAGCCCCCCAGGATATTGCCCTGGATCTCCTCGGCCTCGAGCGTCTCTTCCTGAATGTCCATGCCGTTAAGTTCCTGGATGAGGCCGAGGAGTTCGGTCGTCGACGATCAGTCGTAGTCAGGCACCTTGGCTCCGCGAAGGACTTTGCCCGTGTCGGCTTGTTCGACGGTGGGCGCGGCTGCCATCGCCGGCCCGAAGACGGCCGGGAACAGACCGCACTCGAACGAGGGGTTGGCGAATGTCCCTTCGCCAGAGACGAGGGCGTACAGGCCGACGCTGATCTGCTCGGCGATCTCGCCGACGTATTCGATGGTTCGGTTGCCGACGCGGATATCTCCCACAACGAACCCCTCGGCGGGCGGCACCTCGTAGACCAAGTGCAGGCCCATGGCGGAATCGGTAGGCGAAGCCGCCGGCTTACCCCTGACCAGCCTCCAGTAATTTCCCACAGGCGAGCCGTCTGGCTTCTTCCAGCCTCCCGCATTCTTCCAATTCGTCATGTACAGGGCGACCGGATTGCGTAGAGAGATGGCGGCCCCCTGACGGGCCTTGTCGTTGACGATCGCGCCGATCTTCGGGTCGCTGGACCGCCCCGGCTCGCCATAGCCGGAGCAGCGGATCAGTTCGTTGCTCTCCGTGATCGGCGTGCCGTCGTCGCGCTTGCGAAGGATGCACGCCTGAGCGGCGATCTGCACCTCGGCGTACAGGTTGTTGTTCGGTTGGATCAAGTGCACAGCGCCGTGGGTCGTGTTCCACTTGTTTCGTGGACGATAAGCGCCACCTACGACCAGATCCGATAGGGCGACTTCGTCCTTGTGGGCAGGGTCGACCAGATCCTTATAGACCTCCAGCAGTCTGGCGGGATCCGTTGTCGCGAGGAAGGCGAAATACTGGGTCGTCTCACACGTGAAGCTCACCCGGGTGATCTTGCCCGCCGGGTCGCGGATGACGTGCCACTCGAGATACTCGTCTTCGAGCAGGCGGCCGTTGGGTGCTGTGTCGACGGCCTTCCACGCCTGGACGGCCGTAGGAAATTGAGAGCGGACCAACTTGGGGAATCCCGGCCAGTCGATGACGGGCTCCTCGAACGGCTCGGTGGTCTCCGTTTTGGTTGGGTCATAGAACTGGCTCGTCACGCCGTCGAAGCCTTGGTTGAAGGCGATACCTTCTTCGAAGTAGCTCGCGACTGCGTCATGCCAGGCGTCGAGCTGCGCCTGAGTCGTGAAGTCGTCGAGAAACGCAGGGGGCGCGAATCGGTCGTATTTCATGTTCATGCTCGTTGGTCGTGGGGAGGTGAATACCCCGGCGCGGCAGACCTTTCGGCGAGAACGCGGCCGGAGGGACACGGTAATCAATGCGTGCCGACGCGTGACGGACCCGAAGCAGGCTCGGCGGTTTGACGGAATCAGGGCGACGACGTCTTCTCGGAGCCACGCCTCGCCCTCCAGAGATCTCGATGAACTCGAAGCCATGATGTCAGGCCATCTCGCCGAGTCAGACGGAGCCCTGGAGCGATCGCTGATGCGTGCCAGTCGATCGTTCATCAGAGGTGTGACGAACTATCAATTGCTGCGACTACCTAGATCATCGAGTCGACCGGGCTTACGGCGTGGGCGATACCCTGAAGACAGATCGCTGCGAGCCACACTAGAGCCTCCTCGCGGCCGCTCACGCGTTTCGATTAGAGAGAGGGGGCGCGGCCTCTCGCGTCTTAGGATCAACTGATTTGCAGAAGCTGGAGCTGACCATGTCGCACGATCGATAGGATGTGAATAAATAGATAACGATGATAAAAACGTGTTGATTTGATGGTTTGTATTTTGTGCCTTTTGGCAAATCGCTCGCCCGAATCAAAGTTGGCCGTCCTTGCCTCGGCCGACGTGATCGAA of the Paludisphaera rhizosphaerae genome contains:
- a CDS encoding Dyp-type peroxidase is translated as MDIQEETLEAEEIQGNILGGFNKDFQAFLFLRLPATPPGVASVRPWLRQLAPQVSTLAEVAHFNGLYKSMRRRLGFEPKGLVATWMNLAFSAAALRSLTSPAEVEQFADQHFKDGLQTRSGDLGDPTDAAAEGHPDRWVVGGPGLEADMLIIVASDSPDLLASRLDELKSTMPSSIEILWEQPGQTLESPLVGHEHFGFNDGVSQPGIRGLLQTIPPVPLTPRLIDPQQSPQPDPRQPEYAAPGRPLIWPGQFVFGYRRQSIDDPRKPPAALVPDPTNPPADPFALADACPAWARNGSFLVLRRLRQDVPAFRAFVRAAAATLAGTPGFSGMTATRFASMCVGRWPSGSPIMRSPTTENLALAADPHADNYFQFVRDSPPPLVLSPDLGYAGDTFPLSRLDDKGVICPFSAHIRKVNPRDTITEQGSFVDTLTRLVLRRGIPYGPAYPGDLDRDDPSPHPELAAVDRGLIFVCYQTSIEEQFAFLQTSWANDTKHPNGQGGHDPIIGQDRSAGGARFLRVRAADQPSQTVSVPTDWVIPTGGGYFFSPSISTLVNVLGAVS